The following coding sequences lie in one Actinomyces capricornis genomic window:
- a CDS encoding phosphotransferase, whose product MNHSSATHEPEEVALLTGPRAASVLSAALAPSGQGLASWEVHSVHHRPGAGVSVGYTAVVVSGGRSTTEYLCATTARLSNPGAPGLTRVAPTGGDGPVVHVWRHPADPELPGLAVACTPALLSARIGTQIKATMVAYRPTRRAVVRTTFPDKTTAYAKVLRPTQAAGFAQRHRMLTAAGVPAPEVLREDSDGLVLISAGSGVALSSLLSQGMEVDQAERVFNGLISLLDSLPRSALQLPVHPAWSDRARHYAHAAATVLPQSAVRARAVADGVEHLMKSSHTGPLVPVHGDFYEANILMEGEKVTCLLDVDSLGPGYRVDDLACLLGHISVLDHLAPSSYPRLRPILETWTRMAEALVDPVALRARCAGVVLSLVAGARREDGGPWRADAEGRLARAEAWLAQGREILARRGAH is encoded by the coding sequence ATGAACCACTCGTCGGCCACGCATGAGCCGGAGGAGGTCGCCCTGCTGACCGGGCCGCGCGCTGCCTCTGTGCTCTCGGCGGCATTGGCGCCCTCGGGGCAGGGACTGGCCAGCTGGGAGGTCCACTCGGTCCACCACCGCCCCGGCGCGGGGGTCTCCGTGGGCTACACCGCCGTCGTCGTCTCCGGGGGGCGCTCGACCACCGAGTACCTGTGCGCGACCACCGCCCGCCTGTCCAATCCCGGTGCCCCCGGGCTCACGCGCGTGGCCCCCACGGGAGGCGATGGGCCCGTGGTCCATGTGTGGCGCCACCCGGCCGACCCCGAGCTGCCGGGGCTGGCGGTGGCCTGCACCCCGGCGCTGCTCTCGGCCCGCATCGGCACTCAGATCAAGGCCACGATGGTGGCCTACCGCCCCACCCGCCGGGCAGTGGTGCGCACGACCTTCCCGGATAAGACCACCGCCTACGCCAAGGTCCTGCGCCCCACGCAGGCGGCCGGCTTCGCCCAGCGCCACCGCATGCTCACCGCCGCGGGTGTGCCGGCCCCGGAGGTGCTGCGGGAGGACTCCGACGGCCTGGTGCTCATCTCGGCCGGCTCCGGCGTGGCCCTGTCGAGCCTGCTGTCCCAGGGGATGGAGGTCGACCAGGCCGAGAGGGTCTTCAACGGCCTGATCTCCCTGCTGGACTCGCTGCCCCGCAGCGCCCTGCAGCTGCCCGTCCACCCCGCCTGGTCCGACCGGGCCCGCCACTACGCCCATGCCGCCGCCACCGTCCTGCCCCAGAGCGCGGTGCGCGCCCGGGCCGTGGCCGACGGCGTGGAGCACCTGATGAAGAGCTCGCACACCGGGCCGCTGGTCCCCGTCCACGGAGACTTCTACGAGGCCAATATCCTCATGGAGGGGGAGAAGGTCACCTGCCTGCTGGACGTGGACTCCCTGGGACCGGGCTACCGGGTCGATGACCTGGCCTGCCTGCTGGGGCATATCAGCGTCCTGGACCACCTGGCCCCCTCCTCCTACCCGCGCCTGCGCCCCATCCTGGAGACCTGGACGCGGATGGCCGAGGCCCTCGTGGACCCCGTGGCCCTGCGCGCGCGCTGCGCCGGGGTGGTCCTGTCGCTGGTGGCGGGCGCCCGGCGGGAGGACGGCGGGCCGTGGCGGGCCGACGCCGAGGGGCGCCTGGCGCGGGCCGAGGCCTGGCTGGCCCAGGGCCGCGAGATCCTGGCCCGCCGCGGTGCCCACTGA
- the secE gene encoding preprotein translocase subunit SecE, which produces MSESAASTPRKSRGGIFGRIALFIRQVIDELRKVVWPTRSEMSTYFVVVVVFILAIMLFTGVLDFVFNRAVTWIFV; this is translated from the coding sequence ATGAGCGAGAGCGCAGCGAGCACCCCCCGCAAGAGCCGTGGCGGCATCTTCGGGCGTATTGCCCTGTTCATCCGCCAGGTCATCGACGAGCTGCGCAAGGTCGTGTGGCCTACCCGCTCCGAGATGAGCACCTACTTCGTCGTCGTGGTCGTCTTCATCCTCGCCATCATGCTGTTCACCGGCGTGCTGGACTTCGTCTTCAACCGCGCCGTCACGTGGATCTTCGTCTGA
- a CDS encoding MFS transporter: MPAEPPVPAADPGTPAEAPHHEAPGAYRVLTMSSIAFTLMFAVWLMFGILGKPIQKEFGLDAVQLSWISAVAVLNGSMWRLPAGILADRYGGRIVMTVMMALGAGACVLVSMASSYAMLLVLAFCVGIVGNSFSSGIAWNSAWFSERHKGLALGVFGAGNVGASVTKLIGPGIIAATAGSTYLLGIQGGWRLIPVVYAVLLVVCAVTLWLITPSPDRKPGRSTPVRVMLRPMSDIRVWRFSLYYVIVFGAYVAYSAILPGYYQDAFGVSLGTAGLLTASFIFPASLLRPLGGWVSDRWGARAAMYGTFLIIGAVLTVLCLPSGVDEQGRAYGLPLWLVVLLIFLVGCSMGIGKAAVYKHIPTYFPGNVGSVGGLVGMLGGLGGFFLPPAFAYIEGLTDLTSTPFIVLTLITGLTLIWMHLVITRMRRAQPQADLIDVPAASAAEAGS; this comes from the coding sequence GTGCCCGCTGAACCCCCTGTGCCCGCCGCTGATCCCGGGACGCCCGCTGAGGCGCCGCATCACGAGGCGCCGGGCGCCTACCGGGTGCTGACCATGTCCTCCATCGCCTTCACCCTCATGTTCGCGGTGTGGCTGATGTTCGGGATCCTGGGCAAGCCGATCCAGAAGGAGTTCGGCCTCGACGCCGTCCAGTTGTCCTGGATCAGCGCCGTCGCGGTCCTCAACGGCTCCATGTGGCGCTTGCCCGCGGGGATCCTGGCCGACCGCTACGGCGGCAGGATCGTCATGACGGTGATGATGGCCCTGGGCGCCGGGGCCTGCGTGCTGGTGTCCATGGCCTCCAGCTACGCCATGCTGCTGGTCCTGGCCTTCTGCGTCGGCATCGTGGGCAACTCCTTCTCCAGTGGCATCGCCTGGAACTCCGCCTGGTTCTCCGAGAGGCACAAGGGCCTGGCCCTGGGGGTCTTCGGGGCGGGCAATGTGGGGGCCTCGGTCACCAAGCTCATCGGCCCGGGCATCATCGCGGCGACGGCGGGCTCCACCTACCTGCTGGGCATCCAGGGCGGGTGGCGCCTCATCCCCGTGGTCTACGCCGTGCTGCTGGTCGTGTGCGCGGTGACCCTGTGGCTCATCACCCCGAGCCCGGACCGCAAGCCCGGCCGCTCCACCCCGGTGCGCGTCATGCTCCGGCCCATGTCGGATATCCGCGTGTGGCGCTTCAGCCTCTACTACGTCATCGTCTTCGGCGCCTACGTGGCCTACTCGGCGATCCTGCCCGGCTACTACCAGGACGCCTTCGGGGTGTCGCTGGGCACCGCGGGCCTGCTGACGGCCTCCTTCATCTTCCCCGCCTCCCTGCTGCGCCCCCTGGGCGGGTGGGTCTCGGACAGGTGGGGGGCCCGCGCCGCCATGTACGGCACCTTCCTCATCATCGGGGCGGTGCTCACCGTCCTGTGCCTGCCCTCGGGCGTCGATGAGCAGGGCAGGGCCTACGGGCTGCCCCTGTGGCTGGTGGTGCTGCTCATCTTCCTGGTGGGCTGCTCCATGGGCATCGGCAAGGCCGCGGTCTACAAGCACATCCCCACCTACTTCCCGGGCAATGTGGGCTCCGTGGGAGGCCTGGTGGGCATGCTCGGCGGCCTGGGCGGCTTCTTCCTGCCCCCGGCCTTCGCCTATATCGAGGGTCTGACCGACCTGACCTCCACCCCCTTCATCGTCCTGACCCTCATCACCGGGCTGACCCTCATCTGGATGCACCTGGTCATCACGCGCATGAGGCGCGCCCAGCCGCAGGCCGACCTCATCGACGTTCCTGCGGCGTCGGCCGCCGAGGCCGGGAGCTGA
- a CDS encoding winged helix-turn-helix domain-containing protein: MPEVSADTRALRAISHPLRLRIIEELRSSSQPLRPQDLAQALGEPGNVVRYHVSTLHRAGLLVAAEPPAGAAAHERWYTASPQILNGARSDDSDAPTAAAFTDLMRTIHLRHADALRAAELTGLTPTHHADGTVWLLEEDAARLGPRIGELAADLRAASARAAETARITGAPIRRYSYLLDLYPDSANGLPIEATGERTPHPARE, translated from the coding sequence ATGCCTGAGGTTTCTGCAGACACCCGAGCCCTGCGCGCCATCTCGCATCCCCTGCGGCTGCGGATCATCGAGGAGCTGCGCAGCTCCTCTCAGCCCTTGCGGCCCCAGGACCTGGCTCAGGCCCTGGGCGAGCCGGGCAATGTCGTGCGCTACCACGTCAGCACCCTGCACAGGGCAGGGCTCCTCGTGGCGGCCGAGCCCCCAGCAGGCGCGGCCGCCCACGAGCGTTGGTACACCGCCTCACCGCAGATCCTCAACGGGGCACGCAGCGACGACTCCGATGCCCCGACTGCCGCCGCCTTCACCGACCTCATGCGGACCATCCACCTGCGCCACGCCGATGCTCTGCGCGCCGCGGAGCTCACCGGGCTCACCCCCACTCACCACGCCGATGGCACGGTGTGGCTCCTGGAGGAGGACGCCGCACGACTCGGGCCTCGAATCGGCGAGCTCGCCGCCGACCTGCGGGCAGCCTCCGCTCGTGCCGCTGAGACCGCGAGGATCACCGGCGCCCCCATACGGCGCTACAGCTACCTCCTGGACCTGTACCCCGATTCGGCCAATGGCCTGCCCATCGAGGCGACAGGCGAAAGGACTCCCCACCCGGCCCGCGAGTAG
- the nusG gene encoding transcription termination/antitermination protein NusG translates to MSEDTSAQPFAEGVEDVEGAQQATAPQVDEHSEATGSNGAVESPEIEAAAQEAPVIDPLEEFRKQMSALPGEWYVLHTYSGYERRVATDIMTRAENFEVEDYVFDATVPMETVIEIKNGSKKKEVSRVRIPGYVFVRMDLDDPETSDRVWRTIKDTPAVTGFVGDRYNPVPLTFEEAVSQLGPTPEEVAAQQAEAQAAPESGSGTQITADGKVFEVAFEVGESVIVTDGPFETLPATIAEIHPETQKLQVLISLFGRDTPAELSFTQVAKI, encoded by the coding sequence ATGTCAGAGGACACCTCCGCCCAGCCCTTCGCCGAGGGCGTTGAGGACGTCGAGGGCGCGCAGCAGGCCACTGCCCCGCAGGTCGACGAGCACTCCGAGGCCACTGGGTCCAACGGGGCCGTCGAGTCCCCCGAGATTGAGGCCGCCGCCCAGGAGGCGCCGGTGATCGACCCCCTGGAGGAGTTCCGCAAGCAGATGTCCGCCCTGCCCGGGGAGTGGTACGTGCTGCACACCTACTCCGGCTATGAGCGCCGGGTGGCCACCGACATCATGACCCGCGCCGAGAACTTCGAGGTCGAGGACTACGTCTTCGATGCCACGGTCCCCATGGAGACCGTCATCGAGATCAAGAACGGGTCCAAGAAGAAGGAGGTCTCCCGTGTGCGCATCCCCGGCTACGTCTTCGTGCGCATGGATCTGGACGACCCGGAGACCTCCGACCGCGTGTGGCGCACCATCAAGGACACCCCGGCCGTCACCGGCTTCGTCGGCGACCGCTACAACCCGGTGCCCCTGACCTTCGAGGAGGCCGTCTCCCAGCTCGGCCCCACCCCCGAGGAGGTGGCCGCCCAGCAGGCCGAGGCCCAGGCTGCCCCGGAGTCCGGCTCGGGCACCCAGATCACCGCGGACGGCAAGGTCTTCGAGGTGGCCTTCGAGGTGGGCGAGTCCGTCATCGTCACCGACGGGCCCTTCGAGACACTGCCCGCCACCATCGCCGAGATCCACCCCGAGACCCAGAAGCTCCAGGTGCTCATCTCCCTGTTCGGCCGCGACACCCCCGCCGAGCT
- a CDS encoding adenosine deaminase has translation MRDLAALPKAHLHLHFTGSMRLETLVELATATRTRLPASLLDGDPLRVPADRRGWFRFQRAYDTARALVRSEETMRRLVLEAAMDDAAEGSRRLEMQVDPTSYAPFVGGITPALEIILDAARQATALTGVEVAIIVAASRMRHPLDGRTLARLAVRYAGQDPGSVVGFGLSNDERAGQTASWGPAFAIARRGGLACMPHGGELLGPEHVREVVSALGPTRLGHGVRTGEDPALLAEVVGQGISLEVCPASNVGLGVYPSTQQVPLPALLAHGAQVALGADDPLLFQSRLVDQYEIARSLGCDDAALAELARGSIRASLASADSKQQWLAQVEDWLAGPDPDSQRSGPQPTGGPGGGLQGDGPGDSRGNDGQWGSAAPEAQSR, from the coding sequence ATGCGCGATCTCGCCGCCCTGCCCAAGGCGCACCTGCACCTGCACTTCACGGGTTCCATGCGCCTGGAGACGCTGGTCGAGCTCGCCACCGCCACGCGCACGCGCCTGCCCGCCAGCCTCCTGGACGGCGACCCGCTGCGCGTCCCGGCGGACCGGCGGGGCTGGTTCCGCTTCCAGCGCGCCTACGACACTGCCCGAGCCCTGGTGCGCAGTGAGGAGACCATGCGCCGCCTGGTCCTGGAGGCGGCCATGGATGACGCGGCTGAGGGCTCGCGCCGCCTGGAGATGCAGGTGGACCCCACCAGCTACGCCCCCTTCGTGGGCGGTATCACCCCGGCCCTGGAGATCATCCTGGACGCCGCCCGCCAGGCCACCGCCCTGACGGGCGTGGAGGTGGCGATCATCGTGGCGGCCTCCCGCATGCGCCACCCCCTGGACGGGCGCACCCTGGCCCGCCTGGCGGTGCGCTACGCCGGGCAGGATCCGGGCAGCGTCGTCGGCTTCGGGCTGTCCAATGACGAGCGCGCCGGGCAGACGGCCTCCTGGGGCCCGGCCTTCGCCATCGCCCGCCGCGGCGGCCTGGCCTGCATGCCCCACGGCGGGGAGCTGCTGGGGCCCGAGCATGTGCGCGAGGTGGTCTCCGCCCTGGGCCCCACCCGCCTGGGGCACGGGGTGCGCACCGGGGAGGACCCGGCGCTACTGGCGGAGGTGGTCGGCCAGGGCATCAGCCTGGAGGTGTGCCCGGCCTCCAATGTGGGCCTGGGCGTCTACCCCAGCACGCAGCAGGTGCCGCTCCCCGCACTGCTGGCCCATGGGGCCCAGGTGGCCCTGGGCGCCGACGACCCGCTGCTCTTCCAGTCCCGGCTGGTCGACCAGTACGAGATCGCCCGATCCCTGGGCTGCGACGACGCGGCCCTGGCAGAGCTCGCGCGCGGCTCGATCCGCGCCTCACTGGCCTCTGCGGACTCCAAGCAGCAGTGGCTGGCCCAGGTCGAGGACTGGCTGGCGGGCCCCGACCCCGACTCGCAGCGCTCCGGACCCCAGCCCACCGGGGGCCCCGGCGGCGGCCTCCAGGGGGATGGCCCCGGGGACAGCCGTGGGAACGATGGCCAGTGGGGCTCCGCAGCACCGGAGGCGCAGAGCCGATGA
- a CDS encoding MFS transporter, whose translation MPLVALTIGGTATSSGMIGTLTRVACVAALVPGGVLADRVNRRGLIVRGHLLRAVVFTAVVLAWWLGALSMWVLCLAAVCSGAMSGVFGLASDAAVKNVVPEDQLPSAAAANQARSSAVELVSSPLAGLLLAVSPVLPFLAEVSGHVLGAACAAGIEADMEPGDEGEPVEQEPRSFIRDLRQACRLLASQPPLLALAAACSLGSAALTGFFLGLMLWWRLQEVPTAQIGLLLTAPSAAMLLGAALAPLIIDRLPAGAILIGFQAVHALVLLSCALTRVPLVQAALLACAGLILPVWNAEASARMMRLIPSGGMGRVLGLIQTLIMAPPILAPFLAGRGLDLLGGMPTLVLFAVVDLLAAGVLIGARGAWVRPRLEAGWAVGR comes from the coding sequence ATGCCCCTGGTGGCATTGACGATCGGTGGGACGGCGACCAGCTCGGGGATGATCGGCACACTCACCCGAGTCGCCTGCGTGGCGGCGCTCGTGCCCGGCGGCGTGCTCGCCGACAGGGTGAACCGGCGCGGCCTCATTGTTCGAGGGCACCTCTTACGCGCGGTGGTCTTCACCGCCGTCGTACTGGCCTGGTGGTTGGGGGCGCTGAGCATGTGGGTGCTCTGCCTGGCGGCCGTGTGCTCAGGCGCTATGTCAGGGGTCTTCGGCCTGGCCTCCGATGCGGCCGTCAAGAATGTCGTCCCGGAGGATCAGCTTCCCTCCGCGGCGGCGGCCAACCAGGCTCGGTCTAGTGCTGTGGAGCTGGTCTCCTCTCCACTGGCAGGCCTGCTCCTGGCGGTATCACCCGTGCTTCCCTTCCTGGCGGAGGTATCAGGTCACGTCCTCGGGGCTGCCTGCGCGGCCGGGATCGAGGCCGACATGGAGCCTGGTGACGAGGGCGAGCCGGTCGAGCAGGAGCCGCGCTCCTTCATCCGTGACCTGCGGCAGGCCTGCCGGCTGCTGGCCTCCCAGCCGCCCCTGCTGGCTCTTGCCGCCGCCTGCTCCTTAGGAAGTGCGGCCCTGACGGGCTTCTTCCTGGGGCTCATGCTCTGGTGGAGGCTTCAGGAGGTCCCGACCGCGCAGATCGGGCTCCTGCTGACGGCTCCGAGCGCGGCGATGCTCCTGGGGGCAGCCCTCGCGCCCCTGATCATCGACCGCCTGCCGGCGGGGGCGATCCTCATCGGCTTTCAGGCCGTCCATGCGCTGGTACTGCTGTCCTGTGCACTGACCCGGGTTCCGCTTGTTCAAGCGGCTCTTCTCGCGTGCGCCGGGCTGATCCTGCCGGTGTGGAACGCTGAGGCGAGCGCGCGCATGATGCGCCTCATCCCCAGTGGTGGCATGGGGCGAGTACTGGGCCTGATCCAGACCTTGATCATGGCGCCACCGATCCTCGCCCCGTTCCTGGCGGGGCGCGGCCTTGATCTTCTTGGGGGGATGCCCACCCTGGTGCTCTTCGCCGTCGTCGATCTGCTTGCCGCTGGTGTCCTCATCGGGGCCCGCGGTGCATGGGTGCGGCCGCGCTTGGAGGCCGGGTGGGCCGTGGGCCGGTAG
- a CDS encoding DUF4862 family protein, translating into MTPTGDPTARPTAGPATGPSSGPTGPASPAGATAGPSPRPIAVLGAYASLPGRQEEVEEYYRLLAAVPNVRGLELPFRDDLAGPAGIDWLVGRLAPAWDRNIVTAIPGTMVRVWATATFGLASTDRTGRTEALAFTRAVRDGVEALREAAGRDVVAGVELHSAPSGAPGVAHVAEAFGESLAEVADWDWGGALLLVEHCDAYVSDDRGEKRMLTLAEELEVLRELDHPGVRMSLNWGRSALEAHDAGVPLEHVRTARAAGVLEGVAFSGAGPVDTPYAKAWMDGHLPLETDEPGSAMSAARVRECALAAVGPDSTAPAAGYLGAKCQVPAEADLPTRVAMLTRILQATGVEPWTS; encoded by the coding sequence ATGACCCCCACCGGCGATCCCACCGCCCGCCCTACTGCCGGCCCCGCCACCGGCCCCAGCTCGGGCCCCACCGGCCCGGCCAGCCCTGCCGGAGCCACCGCCGGCCCCTCGCCACGCCCGATCGCCGTTCTGGGCGCCTACGCCTCCCTGCCGGGCAGGCAGGAGGAGGTCGAGGAGTACTACCGGCTGCTGGCCGCCGTCCCCAACGTCCGGGGCCTGGAGCTGCCCTTCCGCGACGACCTGGCCGGCCCCGCCGGCATCGACTGGCTGGTGGGGCGGCTCGCCCCCGCCTGGGACCGCAATATCGTCACCGCGATCCCCGGGACCATGGTGCGCGTGTGGGCCACCGCCACGTTCGGCCTGGCCTCCACCGACCGCACCGGGCGGACCGAGGCCCTGGCCTTCACCCGCGCCGTGCGCGACGGCGTCGAGGCCCTGCGGGAGGCGGCCGGGCGCGACGTCGTGGCCGGGGTCGAGCTGCACTCGGCGCCCTCGGGGGCGCCGGGGGTGGCGCACGTGGCGGAGGCCTTCGGGGAGTCCCTGGCCGAGGTGGCCGACTGGGACTGGGGCGGGGCGCTGCTGCTGGTGGAGCACTGCGACGCCTACGTCAGCGACGACCGCGGGGAGAAGCGGATGCTGACCCTGGCCGAGGAGCTCGAGGTGCTGCGCGAGCTGGACCATCCCGGGGTGCGCATGAGCCTGAACTGGGGGCGCAGCGCCCTGGAGGCCCACGACGCCGGGGTCCCACTGGAGCATGTGCGCACCGCCCGGGCCGCCGGGGTCCTGGAGGGAGTGGCCTTCTCGGGGGCCGGCCCGGTGGACACCCCCTACGCCAAGGCCTGGATGGACGGCCACCTGCCCCTGGAGACCGACGAGCCGGGCTCGGCGATGAGCGCCGCGCGCGTGCGCGAGTGCGCCCTGGCCGCCGTCGGGCCCGACTCCACGGCTCCTGCCGCCGGCTACCTGGGCGCCAAGTGCCAGGTGCCCGCCGAGGCGGATCTGCCCACGCGGGTGGCCATGCTCACCCGCATCCTCCAGGCCACCGGCGTGGAGCCGTGGACCTCCTGA
- a CDS encoding alanine/glycine:cation symporter family protein, with product MPALPAAAPAGSPGTASAGLPAVLSSTALPASTGAAGQAEAVLNALRDFIWGPWFLIPLLLGTGMVLTVRLRGLQLRKLGPALRFALLDRQDGEKDTAEGDISHYQALTTALAATVGVGNVIGVATAIHLGGPGALFWMWVTALFGMASKYAEAFLAVRFRTTDAHGKQSGGPQYYLRHAIKGPMGRFLSVFFAVAAILASFGIGSTTQSNAVAAQLSHSFGWDPALVGILLAIAVGAVLLGGINAIGTVTAAFVPMMIVFYVSGCLYILAANIGSIPDALGMVLQGAFTGSGAAGGFLGSTVLLAIQYGVARGIFSNESGMGSAAIAAAAAKTKHPTRQGLVSMTQTFIDTIIVVTCTGLVILTTGSWMGQDPETMTAEAFSHGLPGQWGHYIVSVALVFLASSTILGWAYYAERCVVRLVGVHGVLPFRMVFTIAVFIGSVTSLDAVWAFADIANGLMAVPNLIGLLVLSGLIVRETRDYLAQDPHLRRPGGEFTSVPGSPALQES from the coding sequence GTGCCCGCACTGCCGGCGGCGGCTCCCGCCGGCTCGCCCGGGACCGCCTCCGCCGGCCTGCCGGCCGTACTGTCCTCAACGGCCCTGCCCGCCTCGACGGGGGCGGCCGGGCAGGCCGAGGCGGTGCTCAACGCCCTCCGCGACTTCATCTGGGGCCCGTGGTTCCTCATCCCCCTGCTCCTGGGCACCGGCATGGTGCTCACGGTGCGCCTGCGGGGCCTGCAGCTGCGCAAGCTCGGGCCGGCGCTGCGCTTCGCCCTCCTCGATCGCCAGGACGGGGAGAAGGACACCGCCGAGGGCGATATCTCCCACTACCAGGCCCTGACGACGGCGCTGGCGGCCACGGTCGGGGTCGGCAATGTCATCGGCGTGGCCACGGCCATCCACCTGGGTGGCCCGGGGGCCCTGTTCTGGATGTGGGTGACGGCGCTGTTCGGCATGGCCTCGAAGTACGCCGAGGCCTTCCTGGCGGTGCGCTTCCGCACCACCGACGCCCACGGCAAGCAGTCCGGTGGGCCCCAGTACTACCTGCGCCACGCCATCAAGGGCCCCATGGGGCGCTTCCTGTCGGTGTTCTTCGCCGTGGCCGCCATCCTGGCCTCCTTCGGGATCGGCTCGACCACCCAGTCCAATGCGGTGGCCGCTCAGCTGTCCCACTCCTTCGGTTGGGACCCGGCCCTGGTGGGGATCCTGCTGGCTATCGCCGTCGGCGCGGTGCTCCTGGGCGGCATCAATGCCATCGGCACCGTCACGGCTGCCTTCGTGCCCATGATGATCGTCTTCTACGTCTCGGGGTGCCTCTACATCCTGGCGGCCAATATCGGCTCCATCCCCGACGCCCTGGGCATGGTCCTCCAGGGGGCCTTCACCGGCTCGGGGGCGGCGGGCGGATTCCTGGGCTCCACAGTCCTCCTGGCCATCCAGTACGGGGTGGCCCGGGGCATCTTCTCCAATGAGTCGGGCATGGGATCGGCGGCCATCGCCGCAGCGGCGGCCAAGACCAAGCACCCCACCCGCCAGGGCCTGGTGTCCATGACCCAGACCTTCATCGACACCATCATCGTGGTCACCTGCACGGGCCTGGTCATCCTGACCACGGGCAGCTGGATGGGGCAGGACCCCGAGACCATGACGGCGGAGGCCTTCAGCCACGGCCTGCCCGGCCAGTGGGGCCACTACATCGTCTCGGTGGCCCTGGTCTTCCTGGCCTCCTCCACCATCCTGGGGTGGGCCTACTACGCCGAGCGCTGCGTGGTCAGGCTCGTGGGGGTCCACGGGGTGCTGCCCTTCCGCATGGTGTTCACCATCGCCGTCTTCATCGGCTCGGTAACGAGCCTGGATGCGGTGTGGGCCTTCGCGGATATCGCCAACGGGCTCATGGCCGTGCCCAACCTCATCGGCCTGCTCGTGCTCTCGGGCCTCATCGTCCGTGAGACCCGCGACTACCTGGCCCAGGACCCCCACCTGCGCCGGCCCGGGGGCGAGTTCACCTCCGTGCCGGGGTCGCCGGCGCTCCAGGAGTCCTGA
- a CDS encoding pyridoxal phosphate-dependent aminotransferase yields MGAVSTASTAPKSRVSARLSAIAPSATLAVDAKAKALKAAGRPVIGFGAGEPDFATPDYIVAAAVEAAKDPANHKYSPAKGLPVLREAIAAKTLRDSGYEPSPEDILVTNGGKQAVFQAFAAVVDPGDEVLLPAPYWTTYPEAIALAGGTTVEVFAGAEQDYKVTVDQLEAARTQRTKALLVCSPSNPTGSVYTPAELTAIGQWALEHGIWVITDEIYEHLLYDGAAPAHIVALVPELAEQTIVLNGVAKTYAMTGWRVGWMIGPGDVIKAATNFQSHLTSNVANVSQRAALAAVAGDLAAVEEMRTAFDRRRRTMIEMLTAIEGLTVPVPQGAFYAYPSVEGLIGRTLRGTGIDSSATLAGLILEHAEVAVVPGEAFGPSGFLRLSYALGDDDLAEGVGRVQALLAEVE; encoded by the coding sequence ATGGGAGCCGTGAGCACAGCCAGCACCGCGCCCAAGAGCCGCGTCTCCGCCCGCCTGTCCGCCATCGCCCCCTCCGCCACCCTCGCCGTGGACGCCAAGGCCAAGGCCCTCAAGGCCGCCGGCCGCCCGGTCATCGGCTTCGGTGCCGGGGAGCCCGACTTCGCCACCCCCGACTACATCGTCGCGGCCGCCGTCGAGGCCGCCAAGGACCCCGCCAACCACAAGTACTCCCCCGCCAAGGGCCTGCCGGTCCTGCGCGAGGCCATCGCCGCCAAGACCCTGCGGGACTCGGGCTACGAGCCCTCCCCCGAGGACATCCTGGTGACCAACGGCGGCAAGCAGGCCGTCTTCCAGGCCTTCGCCGCCGTCGTCGACCCCGGCGACGAGGTCCTGCTTCCCGCCCCCTACTGGACCACCTACCCCGAGGCCATCGCACTGGCCGGGGGCACCACCGTGGAGGTCTTCGCCGGCGCCGAGCAGGACTACAAGGTCACCGTCGACCAGCTCGAGGCCGCCCGCACCCAGCGCACCAAGGCCCTGCTCGTGTGCTCCCCCTCCAACCCCACCGGCAGCGTCTACACCCCCGCCGAGTTGACCGCCATCGGCCAGTGGGCGCTGGAGCACGGCATCTGGGTCATCACCGACGAGATCTACGAGCACCTCCTCTACGACGGCGCCGCCCCCGCCCACATCGTCGCCCTCGTCCCCGAGCTGGCCGAGCAGACCATCGTGCTCAACGGGGTGGCCAAGACCTACGCCATGACCGGCTGGCGCGTGGGCTGGATGATCGGACCCGGCGACGTCATCAAGGCGGCCACCAACTTCCAGTCACACCTGACCAGCAACGTCGCCAACGTCTCCCAGCGCGCCGCCCTGGCGGCCGTGGCCGGGGACCTGGCCGCGGTGGAGGAGATGCGCACGGCCTTCGACCGGCGCCGTCGCACCATGATCGAGATGCTCACCGCCATTGAGGGCCTGACCGTCCCGGTCCCCCAGGGCGCCTTCTACGCCTACCCCAGCGTCGAGGGGCTCATCGGGCGCACCCTGCGCGGCACCGGGATCGACTCCTCGGCCACCCTGGCCGGGCTCATCCTGGAGCACGCCGAGGTGGCGGTGGTCCCCGGTGAGGCCTTCGGCCCCTCCGGCTTCCTGCGCCTGTCCTACGCCCTGGGCGACGACGACCTGGCCGAGGGCGTCGGGCGCGTCCAGGCCCTGCTGGCTGAGGTCGAGTAG